The window CTGATTGTGGAGCTGGTGGATACAATCGAGAGCTGGGAACAGACGGCAGGCTATGACGGAGAAGAACTGAAAGAAAGGGCAAGAGCGTTGTGCGAAAGTGGCATAGAAACAGAGATTTACTGAATTTGCGTAGCAATGAGGCTTTCGTAGTGGAATTGGAGCGGATTAGAGACGAGGACGACAGGCAGAACAAGCGTATTGCCTTAATCGAGGAGGATACAAAGGCAATCCACAGGCTGACGACCTCTATTGAAAAGCTGGTAATTCAAATGCAGGATATGTTAGCAGAGCAGAAAGAGCAAAGTAAGCGTATCCAGCGGTTAGAGGAGGAGCCGGGCGACGCATGGAGAGAATTAAAGAAAAAGGCGCTTGATACCGTTGTGGGTATCGTGGTAGGCGCGCTGGCAACGGGGCTTATCTATATGATAGCCCAGAATATTTAAGAAAGGACTGAAAGAACATGAAAGGTATTAACTGGGTAAGAAAGCTGACAAGTAGAAAGCTGTGGACGGCGGTAGCGTCCTTTGTATCAATGATGATTGTAGCCACGGGAGGAGCGGAGAACACCGCGACACAGGTAACGGCGCTGATTATGGCCGGGGCTTCTGTGGTGGCCTACATAATCGGAGAGGGGCTGACAGACAGCGCCAATATCGGCGTTGAGGTGGAAACAGAGGTAGAAATGGACGACACAGAGGAGTAAGACAAAGAACCGGGCGCTTGCGGGAAACCGCAGGCGCTTTTTTGAATGAAGAAAAGTGAGGTAATAGCATGGCGGAAATCAAAAGCGAAAGCACCAAGGAAATGACGCAGGAAGAAATTAAGAGCCTGCGGGAAAAGGTGGCGAAAATGACACCAGAGGAGCTGCGGGAGTTTAGAAATTCTCATAATGCAGACGAAATGGGCTTTTGGGGAGAGGAGAGCGTATAATATGCAGATAAATAAACTGCTTACACCATACAATTTTACAGACGCAAACGATACAGGCAGGATAAAATATATTGTTATCCACTATGTCGGAGCGTTGGGAGGAGCAAAGGCAAACTGCCAGTATTACGCGGGGCAGTATATAGGAGCTTCTGCGCATTACTACGTTGGATTTTCCGGGGAAATATGGCAGAGCGTACCGGACGAAGATATAGCATGGCATTGTGGAGCAAAGAGCTACAAACATGCGGAGTGCCGGAATACAAACAGCATAGGTATTGAGCTGTGCGTAAGAAAGAAAAATACGGCACATCTGGGGGCGGAAGATAAAGACTGGTATTTTGAGGACGCGACCGTAAGGGCGGCAGCGGAGCTTACGAGGTACTTAATGGATAAGTACGGCGTTCCTGCGTCCCATGTTATCCGGCATTATGATGTTACCGGGAAGATTTGCCCTAATCCGTATGTCTATAACGCCACGGCGCACAAATGGGACGAGTTTAGAGGGCTGATTAGCGGAGCGGAAGTTACCGAGCCGCAGCAGAACCCGCAGGGCGCAGGCTCATATAAAGTAAAGGTTGAAATTGACGACCTTAACATAAGAGTAGGAGCAGGCACTAATTATGCCAAGACTGGGGGATATACCGGGAAAGGCGTATTCACGATTGTAGAGGAGAAAGCCGGGCAGGGCAGTACCGCAGGCTGGGGCAGGCTGAAAAGCGGCGCAGGCTGGGTATCTCTGGATTACTGCATAAAGATTGCAGGGAGCGAGACGGGAACGGCCGAAACCGGAACGGCAGACGGAGGAGACACAGAAAGCACAATCTGGGAGTTTCTGACTGGAAAAGGGCTAAATGCTTATGCCGCTGCCGGGCTTATGGGGAACCTGTACGCGGAAAGCGGGCTTGCAGCAAATAACCTGCAAAATTCCTACAGTACAAAGCTGGGAATGAGTGACGAGGAGTATACAGCTGCGGTAGATAATGGCAGCTATACTAATTTTGTGCATGACAGCGCAGGCTACGGGCTGGCGCAGTGGACGTACTACAGCCGGAAACAGGCTTTATATGACTATGCAAAGGCGGCGGGCGCGTCTATCGGAAATCTGGATACGCAGCTTGATTTTCTATGGCAGGAATTGCAGGGGTACAAGTCTGTTATGGAAAAGCTGACGGCGGCAACGTCTGTGCGGGCGGCCTCTGACGCTGTGCTTTTAGGATACGAAAAACCAGCAGACCAGAGCGAAGCAGTCCAGAAAAAGCGGGCAGAGTACGGCCAGAACTTTTACAATATATATGCAGGAAAGAAAAACGAGGAGGCAGAACCAGAGCCGCAGAAACCAGCGGCAGCGGTGCCTTATACTGTGAAAATAGATATTTCAGATTTGAATATCAGAACAGGAGCGGGCACGAACTATGCAAAGACCGGGGAATATACCGGGAAAGGCGTATTTACGATTGTAGAGGAGAAAGCCGGACAGGGAAGCACCGCAGGCTGGGGCAGGCTGAAAAGCGGCGCAGGCTGGGTATCTCTGGATTACTGTACTAAGCTGGCATAAGCGCGGGCGTGTCGTTCATAAGAGGGCGGCACGCCCTTATTTTTTGCCTGAAAGTGCAAAAACACGTTGACAATATACCAAAGTTGGTATATAATAAAGAACATAGAGAGGAGGACAAAACAAATAAGTGCAAAGCACTGGAAAGGAGAAACGGCACGTTGGGTAAGAAAAAGAAACATAAGAAAAAGCCTATCAAGTGGCAAGATTTAGCGGTCAATGCACTGATAGACTTAATCGTAGGAACGGTACTTATCATAATAGGAAAACTGTTAGAATAAGCACCAAGGCGGGCGAAAGCCCGCCGCCTATAAAAAATATACCACAAACGGAAAGCCGAGTAAAGAGCATGATTTTAAAGTTGGGTATCTTTTTGGTGACTGCGGGAGCCATAAAGCTATGCGTAGCGCTTATAATCAGAGCGCGAGAGAAAAGAGGGAAAACATGATAGGCGAGAATATCAGAAAGGCAAGAAAAGTGGCGGGCGTTTCTCAAAAAGAACTTGCGGAACGCCTGCAAGTCCACCAAAAGGATATAAGCCGCTGGGAGAATGGGGCGCACGTCCCCACACTGGAAATATTTACAAAGATATGCAGGGAGCTTAACGCTTCTGCTGATGAAATTTTAGAATTGAAATAAAGGCGAAAGAGAGGGCTTATTATGGCAAAGAAAAAGATTGTATTTTATGGAGTTGCGGCGCTGTTTGCCGTAAGCGGTATTGTAGCGCTGCCGTCTGGGAATATAGCCGGAGGCGTGGGCTGCATTGTGATTGCGGCAGTATGCGCTTTTTTAGGCAAAAAGAGCGCAGATAAAGAAACGGAGACGGGAAAGCCAGTAAGAGAGGCTGCGCGCCCGGTATCCGGTAGCAGGATTGCGGAGACAATAAGGACAAAAGTAGTAGGAGTTACGTACTGCAACGACGACGGAGAAAGCAGACAGGATATTTTAAGCAGAATGACAGGGGACGAGGAAATACAGATAGAAAAAACCGTATACAATGGAGAGCCTGCCGCGTATGTAAAATGGGGCGATAAGGTTTTAGGCTATCTGTCTGCGGAATTGTCTAAAGATTTAGCAAATAAATACCCAAACGCCAGATATGAAGCAAAATTGTTAGAAATTTCTGGGGGGGGGTACATACGTTTGGGTGCAATATAGAGCTTGATATTATCGTAGACGAACAGAGAGGGAGCGCACAGGAGCCAGCCGGGGAAACAGTCGTATACGTAGACCGCAGCAGTAAAAAGTACCATATTAAGCCTGATTGTTCCGGGATGAAGAACCCGAAAGCAATACCATTAAGCCAAGCAAAAAAGAAATACGCGCCTTGTAGGAAATGCTGCAAGTAAGTAAGACCACGGGAGCCGCAGACTTGTAAAAGAGCCTGCGGCTTTTGTCGTGCAAAAATATACCAAAGAGAGGGATACCAGAATGGCAAATAAGAAAGGGAGCAGGCAGCTTACAAAAGCTGACAGGATAAAAATAGAAGCATTATTAAAAGCGGGGCACAGCAAAAGCGAAATTGCCGCGCAGCTGCACGTACACCGCAGCACGATTTACAACGAAATTAAGAGGGGCAGATACATACACCGTAATAGTGACTGGACGGAGGAAGAACGGTATAGCCCGGACATAGCACAGAAACGCTGTGAGGAAAATTTAAAGGTGCGCGGCACACAGCTTAAAATAGGCAACGATATAGCCTATGCAAATTATATAGAGGATAAGATAGTAAACGAGGATTACAGCCCGGCTGCCGTTCTGGGAGAATTGAAAGCGCAGGGGAAAGAGGGGGAGTTTTCAACTACAATATGCGTTACTACGCTTTACAGTTACATTGATAAGGGGATTTTCCTTAAGCTGACAAATAAGGATTTACCAGTAAAGAAGAATAAAAAGCGGGGCTATCATAAAGTAAAGAAACAGCAGGCCAGAGCCAACGCCGGAGAGAGTATAGAGAAGCGCCCGGAGGAGATAGACAAAAGGGAAGAATTTGGACACTGGGAAATGGATAGCGTCATAGGAAAGCGCGGAAAGTCTAAAAATACTCTGCTGGTGCTGACAGAGCGAAAGACGAGGGACGAGATAATATTTAAACTGCCAGACCATACAGCAGAGGCGGTAGTAGCCGCAGTGGATAGGTTAGAAAGGAAATGGGGAGGACTTTTTAAACAGGTATTCAAGACCATTACCGTAGACAACGGCAGCGAGTTTGCATATTGTGAGGCATTGGAAAAGTCCGTACTGGGAGAGGGAAACAGAACTAAGCTATATTATTGCCACCCGTATAGCAGCTGGGAGAGAGGGACAAACGAGGTAACAAATAAAATGGTGCGCCGGAAAGTGCCAAAGGGGACTGATTTTGACGGAAAGACAGAGGAGGAGGTACAGAGTATTGAGGACTGGATAAACAACTACCCGCGCCGTATTCATGGATACCATACGGCGGCAGAACGGTTTACAGAGGAGGTAGAGAAACTGGCATAATGGTAGCAGGAGGCAGATACAAGGTGCAAAGGCTGGCGGAAACGGCAGCTTTAAAGGCACGCCGGAATAAAGGGGCGGAAACACAGCGCTTTCTTAGTGTGATGTGCATTATATATAAAAACAGAAGAATGAAATTATACAAAATGCTGAAACTGATTTTTTGTCGAAAAAAAGGTTGAAATTTTTAGTTGCTGGGGGATTAGTATAGATTTCTTTACAGACCAGGAAGTAAAATGATATAATAAATCTGTATTTATGTTTGGAAGGATCCAAAAAGTATATTTAAGTGAGGTAAATATAGCATGAACTTTCTTTCCCATGAAAATTTAATGGATATTATAGTGTCGGCTCTAAACCGCATGGATGAGCGCCTTACCGGCCATGGAGAGAGGGTGGCATACTATATGATGCTTCTGCTTGAACAGGATCCCAGATTTTCCTTTCATGAAATCTGTAAAATAACTTGGCTGATACTTCTTCATGATATTGGTAGCTTTCAGAAAATAGATATAAGCAGTTTAATGGAAACCGAATTCGACCACTCGTTTTCTCATGCCCGTTACGGTTATCTGTTTCTTAAGTATTTTAGTCCTTTTCCTGAGTATAGCCAGATAATACTTTATCACCATTGCAGCAGGCATGAAATTGACAATTCTAATATGGATGACAAGTTTTGCTGGACTGCAAAATGTATGCAGGTTATTGATATGATAGATTTATATCAGATCAGCCATCCCAAGTCTGCCGGAAAAGAGATAGTCCGTTTTATAGACAGCCTGGATACAAACCGTTTTGATCCTGATGCTATTGGAGCCGTCCGCGGTTTGATTTTCACACATATTGAACAGGGGTATGTTGTGCAGGAAAAAGCGCATAATGATCTGCTTGGAATTCTGAAAAAGATGGATATAACTGAAGCACAGAAAGAAGCCCTGCTTCAGACCCTAGTAAGCTCCATCGACTTCCGCAGTCACTATACTGCGCTGCAC of the Luxibacter massiliensis genome contains:
- a CDS encoding HD-GYP domain-containing protein; this translates as MDIIVSALNRMDERLTGHGERVAYYMMLLLEQDPRFSFHEICKITWLILLHDIGSFQKIDISSLMETEFDHSFSHARYGYLFLKYFSPFPEYSQIILYHHCSRHEIDNSNMDDKFCWTAKCMQVIDMIDLYQISHPKSAGKEIVRFIDSLDTNRFDPDAIGAVRGLIFTHIEQGYVVQEKAHNDLLGILKKMDITEAQKEALLQTLVSSIDFRSHYTALHCAIMVQVSDTLAQLCQLSSEVREKIHIGATLHDLGKIAIPVHILESPGKLIGDEWETMKSHVVITNEILKNKVCDEVLQIAVRHHETLDGKGYPWGLGEEELSMPQRIVAVADIVSALSEERSYKTPFSLERIIDILEDMCSQGKLCPQVVHVLHSNSQKIYDIARKAALDASDMYDKIYKEYNSGRIMSGN
- a CDS encoding helix-turn-helix domain-containing protein, with product MRSAYNQSAREKRENMIGENIRKARKVAGVSQKELAERLQVHQKDISRWENGAHVPTLEIFTKICRELNASADEILELK
- a CDS encoding IS30 family transposase, which produces MANKKGSRQLTKADRIKIEALLKAGHSKSEIAAQLHVHRSTIYNEIKRGRYIHRNSDWTEEERYSPDIAQKRCEENLKVRGTQLKIGNDIAYANYIEDKIVNEDYSPAAVLGELKAQGKEGEFSTTICVTTLYSYIDKGIFLKLTNKDLPVKKNKKRGYHKVKKQQARANAGESIEKRPEEIDKREEFGHWEMDSVIGKRGKSKNTLLVLTERKTRDEIIFKLPDHTAEAVVAAVDRLERKWGGLFKQVFKTITVDNGSEFAYCEALEKSVLGEGNRTKLYYCHPYSSWERGTNEVTNKMVRRKVPKGTDFDGKTEEEVQSIEDWINNYPRRIHGYHTAAERFTEEVEKLA
- a CDS encoding phage tail tip lysozyme; the encoded protein is MQINKLLTPYNFTDANDTGRIKYIVIHYVGALGGAKANCQYYAGQYIGASAHYYVGFSGEIWQSVPDEDIAWHCGAKSYKHAECRNTNSIGIELCVRKKNTAHLGAEDKDWYFEDATVRAAAELTRYLMDKYGVPASHVIRHYDVTGKICPNPYVYNATAHKWDEFRGLISGAEVTEPQQNPQGAGSYKVKVEIDDLNIRVGAGTNYAKTGGYTGKGVFTIVEEKAGQGSTAGWGRLKSGAGWVSLDYCIKIAGSETGTAETGTADGGDTESTIWEFLTGKGLNAYAAAGLMGNLYAESGLAANNLQNSYSTKLGMSDEEYTAAVDNGSYTNFVHDSAGYGLAQWTYYSRKQALYDYAKAAGASIGNLDTQLDFLWQELQGYKSVMEKLTAATSVRAASDAVLLGYEKPADQSEAVQKKRAEYGQNFYNIYAGKKNEEAEPEPQKPAAAVPYTVKIDISDLNIRTGAGTNYAKTGEYTGKGVFTIVEEKAGQGSTAGWGRLKSGAGWVSLDYCTKLA